From the Senegalimassilia faecalis genome, one window contains:
- a CDS encoding class III extradiol ring-cleavage dioxygenase family protein, with product MGLMDARACGEAGQMTIEFVVAFPVMLIVAAIAVNACSFFGVCAAFDNDFRDAVRTCATSPAYGQDVAQSCSLIERELQQGSNAKNVQVQVSARSVAQGHTAFSATVRFEPTLFGAALNPQVFGVSLPTLSHSEEIVVDCYKPGVLS from the coding sequence GTGGGACTGATGGACGCTCGCGCCTGCGGGGAGGCGGGCCAGATGACCATCGAATTCGTCGTTGCGTTTCCGGTGATGCTGATCGTAGCGGCCATTGCGGTGAACGCCTGCTCGTTTTTCGGGGTGTGCGCGGCTTTCGACAACGATTTTCGCGACGCGGTGCGCACGTGCGCAACGTCGCCGGCCTACGGGCAGGACGTTGCGCAAAGCTGCTCGCTTATCGAACGGGAGTTGCAACAAGGCAGCAATGCGAAAAACGTGCAGGTGCAGGTGAGTGCGCGATCCGTTGCGCAAGGGCACACGGCCTTTTCCGCAACGGTGCGATTCGAGCCGACGCTGTTCGGGGCGGCGCTAAACCCCCAGGTGTTTGGCGTGTCGCTGCCCACGTTGTCGCATAGCGAGGAGATAGTGGTGGATTGCTACAAGCCGGGGGTGTTGTCATGA
- a CDS encoding CpaF family protein: MDRIAASALKRLVRDNLALQLQESSDSSRVEAAIRSIVSETIRSWGMVVSIEDENLMCQCIVDDFLRYGPLQVLLDDPSITEIMVNGGGIDFEGASLSFRDPKVFVERAGRIEECAYVRFDDAEHVRRIINKIAEQAGVRCDESHAMGCAMLPGGRARATFIIPPLAPDGPALNLRLFSEHIMSMDDLIEKGALSTVMAKFLGAAVRARCPIVISGGTGSGKTTLLGALSGFIPAHERVITIEDTPELRLRAHHVERMQTREANAEGQGAVGMRELVALSLRRRPDRIIVGECRGAEAYEMLQAMQTDHPGSMTTIHANDPSNALSRLRTMVNYAHSDLGRDVVQQQIAESLQGGLVVHVDRMADGSRRVTSITAIDPMPEGSAVIPRAELFRFDVGGTDAFGRVSGSWRPCGVQPQTIKQKMIREGVQYDPTWFFST, from the coding sequence ATGGATAGGATTGCGGCATCGGCGCTCAAACGTCTTGTGCGTGACAACTTGGCCCTGCAGCTGCAGGAGTCTTCGGATTCGAGCCGCGTTGAAGCGGCAATCCGCTCAATCGTTTCCGAGACGATTCGATCGTGGGGCATGGTGGTGAGTATCGAAGACGAGAACCTGATGTGCCAGTGCATCGTGGATGATTTTTTGCGCTACGGACCGCTGCAAGTTTTGCTTGATGACCCTTCTATCACGGAAATCATGGTAAATGGAGGCGGCATCGATTTCGAAGGAGCTTCGCTCTCGTTTCGCGATCCGAAGGTGTTCGTGGAGCGAGCTGGGCGCATTGAAGAATGCGCGTATGTGCGATTCGATGACGCCGAGCACGTCAGGCGCATCATCAACAAAATTGCGGAGCAGGCAGGTGTTCGCTGCGATGAGTCTCACGCGATGGGGTGCGCGATGCTGCCAGGAGGAAGAGCCCGCGCAACGTTCATCATTCCGCCGCTAGCTCCCGACGGCCCTGCGCTGAACCTGCGCCTTTTCAGCGAGCACATCATGAGCATGGACGACTTGATAGAGAAAGGCGCGCTCAGCACTGTCATGGCGAAGTTTCTTGGGGCTGCCGTGCGGGCAAGGTGCCCTATCGTCATTTCGGGCGGCACCGGATCGGGCAAAACAACCTTGTTGGGAGCCTTGTCGGGCTTTATTCCAGCGCACGAGCGCGTTATCACCATAGAGGATACGCCTGAGCTGCGGCTGCGGGCTCATCATGTCGAGCGTATGCAAACGCGCGAGGCGAATGCAGAGGGGCAGGGGGCCGTTGGGATGCGGGAGCTGGTGGCGTTGTCGCTGCGCCGTCGCCCTGACCGCATCATCGTTGGCGAGTGTCGTGGCGCCGAGGCGTATGAGATGTTGCAGGCAATGCAAACCGATCATCCTGGCTCTATGACTACCATCCATGCAAATGACCCAAGCAACGCGTTAAGTCGCTTGCGTACGATGGTGAACTATGCGCATTCCGATTTGGGCCGCGACGTTGTGCAGCAGCAAATTGCGGAATCGTTGCAGGGTGGTCTTGTCGTTCATGTCGATCGAATGGCCGATGGATCTCGCCGTGTAACAAGCATCACGGCGATCGACCCGATGCCTGAAGGGTCGGCGGTCATTCCTCGCGCGGAGCTGTTTCGCTTCGATGTAGGCGGTACCGACGCTTTCGGGCGAGTGTCGGGTAGCTGGCGGCCGTGTGGCGTGCAGCCGCAAACCATCAAGCAAAAAATGATCAGAGAGGGCGTTCAGTATGATCCGACCTGGTTTTTCTCGACATAG
- a CDS encoding molybdenum cofactor biosynthesis enzyme: protein MRRPFFSVAPGRLLRDESGLTTTGMVLALLLTLSLVFSSAQVYRIQSVSSRVQSVADAASLAAGNVVAEFMIAVRLCDAVALSLSLTSLTATGLGVVALCVPGAQAAGGKLIESGQKAGQARDKFSRTASEGLTRVQKALPFLSAVAAASVASANNPETSRYVAMAVLVPDSAPDIGVAAEGAAAAKARDAAASQAEDIKRLANEADAASREANEAKRQAFERDCGNRPGYCMQERAETLAGMKGSSNPVYSSVDAWSFSVALRRAQAYYPARLASEAPDGQGVEARARSELRKRFFAYASEELSRGYVVEKPEFRAYFPHLPKNTDEMRETTLYTDAVYPCTTEDGLPMLHAWSGCPRAAGFSSTASIAAMEGGGWKTCSECGFTAASMGKVAAASSSIDNGFEYHYEAVARAADAYQEAMQRAEPAKRAVKDRVADVLAALKEACSRVGDYRITARPPGSEGFVVLCANVGTDAPAKGFESTFVQATGQVGTRVAVSASTLVADPSGEGGNVISSLTDGLTQRGAPAGLAGVALDCWAGLLSAYANGQSSLTNVVREGLDGLPLIGASGLGDWAADELSGAVEAVGLQPANLDALRPAVVNAAHVAGSDKADSFCARLVELKRQAVAHPLMSNGVFSSLAASVRRDAFAGIDAAGGSVEVASIDVGGESVPIEISLPPAAREFAKGALGEAIDQLVSLYANVTGVRPWD, encoded by the coding sequence ATGAGGCGGCCGTTTTTCAGCGTGGCGCCAGGACGGTTGCTGCGCGACGAGTCGGGCTTGACAACGACGGGCATGGTGCTTGCGCTGTTGCTGACGCTTTCGCTGGTGTTCTCGTCGGCGCAGGTGTACCGCATCCAATCGGTGTCGTCACGCGTCCAATCGGTTGCGGATGCGGCGTCGCTTGCGGCGGGCAACGTGGTGGCGGAGTTCATGATAGCCGTTCGGTTGTGCGATGCCGTGGCGCTGTCGCTTTCCCTCACCAGCTTGACCGCAACGGGCCTTGGCGTGGTTGCGCTTTGCGTTCCCGGGGCGCAGGCTGCGGGCGGCAAGCTTATCGAGTCGGGACAGAAGGCTGGCCAGGCACGGGACAAGTTTTCCCGCACCGCGTCGGAGGGCCTGACGCGCGTGCAGAAGGCTCTGCCGTTTCTCTCTGCGGTTGCTGCGGCCTCGGTGGCGTCGGCGAACAACCCCGAAACGTCGCGTTACGTTGCCATGGCGGTGCTTGTGCCCGATTCGGCGCCGGATATCGGCGTGGCGGCGGAGGGCGCAGCAGCGGCGAAAGCGCGCGATGCAGCGGCTTCGCAAGCTGAGGACATCAAGCGGCTGGCCAACGAGGCCGATGCCGCATCGCGCGAGGCCAACGAAGCGAAACGGCAGGCGTTCGAGCGCGATTGCGGGAATCGCCCGGGCTATTGCATGCAAGAGCGCGCGGAAACGCTTGCGGGCATGAAGGGCTCGTCGAACCCGGTGTACTCAAGCGTTGATGCCTGGTCGTTTTCCGTTGCGCTGCGCCGCGCGCAGGCGTACTACCCTGCGCGGCTTGCCTCGGAGGCGCCCGATGGACAAGGCGTTGAGGCGCGTGCCCGCTCTGAATTGCGGAAACGCTTCTTCGCTTATGCGTCTGAAGAGCTGTCGCGCGGATATGTGGTCGAAAAGCCCGAGTTCCGCGCGTACTTTCCGCACTTGCCGAAAAACACTGACGAGATGCGGGAAACAACGCTGTACACCGATGCGGTTTACCCCTGCACGACTGAAGACGGTCTGCCGATGTTGCACGCGTGGTCCGGGTGCCCTCGGGCGGCGGGTTTTTCGTCAACGGCATCGATTGCCGCCATGGAAGGTGGCGGATGGAAAACGTGCAGCGAATGTGGCTTTACGGCGGCAAGCATGGGCAAGGTTGCGGCGGCGTCGTCGTCGATTGACAACGGGTTCGAATACCACTACGAGGCGGTGGCGCGCGCGGCGGATGCGTACCAGGAAGCCATGCAGCGCGCCGAGCCCGCGAAGCGGGCGGTGAAAGACCGTGTGGCGGATGTGCTTGCCGCGCTGAAGGAGGCGTGTTCGCGCGTGGGCGACTACCGCATCACGGCGCGGCCGCCGGGAAGCGAAGGGTTCGTGGTGCTGTGCGCCAACGTTGGCACCGATGCGCCCGCAAAGGGGTTCGAGTCAACGTTCGTGCAGGCCACAGGGCAAGTCGGCACACGTGTTGCCGTTTCAGCGTCAACGCTGGTTGCCGATCCGTCCGGGGAAGGCGGCAACGTCATCTCGTCTTTGACCGATGGCTTGACACAGCGCGGCGCGCCGGCGGGACTTGCTGGGGTTGCCTTGGATTGTTGGGCGGGATTGCTGAGCGCTTACGCGAACGGGCAGTCAAGTTTGACGAACGTCGTTCGCGAAGGACTTGACGGGCTTCCGCTGATCGGTGCCAGCGGTTTGGGCGATTGGGCTGCCGACGAGCTTTCGGGGGCTGTTGAGGCCGTTGGCTTGCAGCCGGCAAACCTTGACGCGCTTCGCCCTGCGGTGGTGAATGCGGCCCATGTTGCAGGGTCGGACAAGGCGGATTCGTTTTGTGCGCGGCTGGTGGAGTTGAAGCGGCAGGCGGTTGCGCATCCGCTTATGTCGAACGGCGTGTTCTCGTCACTGGCTGCATCGGTTCGCCGGGATGCGTTCGCCGGCATCGATGCGGCAGGCGGGTCTGTTGAAGTTGCCAGCATCGATGTGGGCGGCGAATCCGTTCCCATCGAGATCTCGCTTCCGCCTGCTGCGCGCGAGTTCGCAAAAGGCGCCCTTGGAGAGGCGATTGACCAGCTGGTTTCGCTGTACGCGAATGTGACGGGGGTGCGGCCGTGGGACTGA
- a CDS encoding type II secretion system F family protein — protein sequence MDGFLFAAIAFTGIAAGLVAYEVVCAWCGAKSPSAVALSPSSSEAPASSPRSAAKSSFVTIAQRLSVAVNTFAPMTRDEAGSTRDALRRAGMGVEPETWRAVVAVMIGASAALCFAACVLFAVPSVWSIALTVGAAAFGHWAAGRYVAFRQNDRRRSIEACLPDAMELLAVALAAGSPIEQCFREVSASLKGPISEELRLVDQEVNLLGHSRTEALEHFAQRCASQEVSVFVGQITQAIDQGSSVSEGLAAQALLAREQAQAMALERIRKMPTKLDIVLSACFLPPTVILVLVPTVVKLLTFLSGGMV from the coding sequence ATGGACGGATTCTTGTTTGCCGCGATAGCCTTCACCGGCATTGCGGCCGGTTTGGTCGCGTATGAAGTTGTATGCGCATGGTGCGGGGCGAAGTCCCCCTCTGCAGTGGCTCTTTCTCCCTCGTCAAGCGAAGCACCAGCATCGTCGCCTCGGTCTGCTGCAAAGTCATCTTTCGTTACGATTGCGCAGCGGCTATCCGTTGCGGTAAACACTTTTGCGCCGATGACCCGTGATGAGGCGGGTTCAACAAGGGACGCGCTTCGTCGTGCAGGCATGGGCGTGGAGCCCGAGACGTGGCGTGCGGTCGTGGCGGTGATGATAGGCGCAAGCGCTGCGCTTTGCTTTGCAGCGTGCGTATTGTTTGCGGTGCCAAGCGTGTGGAGCATTGCCCTGACGGTGGGCGCGGCCGCTTTTGGGCATTGGGCAGCTGGGCGGTATGTGGCGTTCAGGCAAAACGATCGGCGCCGATCCATAGAAGCGTGTCTTCCTGACGCAATGGAGTTGCTTGCGGTTGCTTTGGCTGCCGGGTCTCCTATCGAGCAGTGCTTTCGCGAGGTGTCCGCAAGCCTGAAGGGACCTATTTCCGAAGAGCTTCGCTTAGTCGATCAAGAGGTGAATTTGCTGGGTCATTCCCGCACCGAGGCTTTGGAGCACTTTGCGCAACGTTGCGCAAGCCAAGAGGTTAGCGTTTTCGTGGGGCAAATCACCCAAGCGATCGATCAGGGCTCTTCTGTTTCGGAGGGGCTTGCTGCCCAGGCGCTTTTAGCGCGTGAGCAGGCGCAAGCCATGGCGCTTGAGCGAATCCGCAAGATGCCGACGAAGCTCGATATCGTTTTATCTGCATGCTTTCTGCCCCCTACGGTGATTTTGGTTTTGGTTCCAACGGTGGTGAAGCTGCTGACCTTTTTGAGCGGAGGAATGGTGTAG
- a CDS encoding winged helix-turn-helix domain-containing protein: MSKLTRLKPIIRLSVGNPETDSNSVFGRGIASLCLGVRETGSLNAAAKGMGMAYSKAWRIIKDTEAALDVQLLYRNGAHGSQLTEDCERILEAYQAIESDLQAEAERRFQEALKR, encoded by the coding sequence ATGAGCAAACTCACGCGACTCAAACCGATAATCAGGTTGTCGGTCGGCAACCCCGAAACAGACAGCAACTCGGTTTTCGGACGAGGCATCGCAAGTCTGTGCCTTGGTGTTCGCGAAACGGGATCTTTGAACGCCGCGGCAAAAGGCATGGGCATGGCCTATAGCAAAGCATGGCGCATCATCAAAGATACCGAAGCCGCGCTTGACGTACAGCTGCTGTACCGCAACGGAGCACACGGCAGCCAGCTTACCGAAGACTGCGAGCGCATCCTTGAGGCATACCAGGCAATCGAATCCGATTTGCAAGCGGAAGCCGAAAGGCGGTTCCAAGAGGCGCTTAAGCGTTAG
- a CDS encoding pilus assembly protein TadG-related protein has product MRGECGSIAPLAVVVCLVLVTTLGFAVDHGVVYAAKAHQEQALDAARQACMDASGAVPAKYADNPGLTLADGIVQTVRDQGVSAALTVWFYEAPAQSTPRSERLWVIGVQAEQQTPLPFSVPASPQALTVASSRAFVAKPYSAEAVWRPERRICGSYRFAEGSTAGMSTFSSISSLQGFPDEMVKLAQGVG; this is encoded by the coding sequence GTGCGGGGCGAATGCGGTTCTATTGCCCCGCTGGCCGTGGTGGTATGCCTTGTGCTTGTTACGACGCTGGGCTTTGCGGTTGATCACGGGGTGGTATATGCGGCAAAAGCGCATCAGGAGCAGGCGCTTGATGCGGCGCGGCAGGCATGTATGGACGCTTCGGGGGCCGTTCCGGCGAAATATGCGGACAATCCCGGATTGACGCTTGCTGATGGAATCGTCCAAACGGTTCGTGACCAGGGCGTATCTGCGGCGTTGACCGTGTGGTTCTACGAAGCGCCTGCGCAGTCTACGCCTCGCAGCGAGCGGTTGTGGGTCATTGGCGTTCAGGCCGAGCAGCAGACGCCGTTGCCGTTTTCGGTGCCGGCATCTCCGCAGGCCCTTACCGTTGCCTCAAGCCGAGCTTTTGTTGCAAAGCCTTATTCCGCGGAAGCGGTGTGGCGGCCGGAGCGCAGGATTTGCGGGTCGTATCGCTTCGCTGAAGGCTCGACGGCGGGAATGTCGACGTTTTCCTCCATCTCTTCGCTGCAAGGGTTTCCAGATGAAATGGTGAAACTTGCTCAGGGCGTGGGGTAA
- the thrC gene encoding threonine synthase: MEDNRYIDTRGCVTEPVEFTEAVINGLADGGGLYVPMNIPQLTIDDICALAKLPYAQRAASIYRAFGVNLPAQTIDELMGQAYGSNFDDERICPITSLDANTHVLELWHGPTSAFKDMALQCLPRFFSASASQLREQGRLDHDFLILVATSGDTGKAALEGFRDLDHVSISVMYPDGGVSDIQYRQMATQRGGNVNVWGVRGNFDDCQTGAKNVFGDEKFAAKLLAEHGMSLSSANSINWGRLLPQVVYYVSAYAQLVADGKLSAGDPLDVCVPTGNFGNILAAYYAKRMGTPIDMLLCASNENRVLTDFINTGTYDVSDRPFVLTPSPSMDILVSSNLERQLFELTDRNAQAIAEWMSDLKTKRRFRVDEETFKRVREHFAADSVDNSECLRTIKEVLDKHDYLLDPHTAVAYRAAQNLRGENPVLIASTAHWAKFGNNVYRALHDMEPGEPLPADVEALSGCQLNELVAQESGHHDVPRGLAELDELPIRFTEVIDGTTADIEHATEQFLAALQQ, from the coding sequence ATGGAAGACAATCGCTACATCGACACGCGCGGATGCGTTACCGAACCCGTCGAGTTCACGGAAGCTGTTATCAACGGCCTTGCCGATGGCGGCGGCTTGTACGTCCCCATGAACATTCCCCAACTGACCATCGACGATATCTGTGCGCTTGCCAAGCTTCCTTACGCTCAGCGCGCGGCCAGCATCTATCGCGCTTTCGGTGTGAACCTGCCGGCGCAGACCATCGACGAGCTTATGGGCCAGGCATACGGCAGCAACTTCGACGATGAGCGCATCTGTCCCATCACGTCGCTTGACGCCAACACCCACGTGCTTGAACTGTGGCATGGCCCTACCAGCGCGTTTAAGGACATGGCGCTGCAGTGCCTGCCGCGCTTCTTCAGCGCCTCCGCCTCGCAGCTGCGCGAGCAAGGCCGCCTTGACCACGACTTCCTTATCCTGGTTGCCACGTCGGGCGACACCGGCAAGGCGGCGCTCGAAGGATTCCGCGACCTTGACCATGTCAGCATCTCGGTTATGTACCCCGATGGCGGCGTCAGCGATATCCAGTACCGCCAGATGGCAACGCAGCGCGGCGGCAACGTCAATGTGTGGGGCGTGCGCGGCAACTTCGACGACTGCCAAACGGGCGCGAAGAACGTCTTCGGCGACGAGAAGTTCGCCGCAAAGCTGCTTGCCGAACACGGCATGTCGCTTTCAAGCGCGAACTCCATTAACTGGGGCCGCCTGTTGCCACAGGTCGTGTACTACGTTTCCGCTTACGCGCAGCTTGTTGCCGACGGCAAGCTTTCGGCCGGCGACCCGCTTGACGTGTGCGTGCCCACCGGCAACTTCGGCAACATCCTGGCCGCGTATTACGCCAAGCGCATGGGCACCCCCATCGACATGCTGCTGTGCGCCAGCAACGAAAACCGCGTGCTCACCGACTTCATCAATACCGGTACCTACGACGTGTCCGACCGCCCGTTCGTGCTGACGCCCTCTCCCTCCATGGACATCCTGGTCAGCTCCAACCTGGAGCGACAGCTGTTCGAACTGACGGACCGCAACGCGCAAGCCATTGCCGAATGGATGTCCGACCTGAAGACGAAGCGTCGCTTCCGCGTTGATGAGGAAACGTTCAAGCGCGTGCGCGAGCACTTCGCCGCCGACAGCGTCGACAACAGCGAATGCCTGCGCACCATCAAAGAGGTGCTCGACAAGCACGACTACCTGCTTGATCCTCACACCGCCGTTGCGTACCGCGCAGCGCAGAACCTGCGCGGCGAAAACCCCGTGCTTATCGCAAGCACGGCCCATTGGGCGAAGTTCGGCAACAACGTCTACCGCGCGCTGCACGACATGGAGCCTGGTGAACCGCTGCCCGCAGACGTCGAGGCGCTTTCCGGCTGCCAACTCAATGAACTGGTAGCGCAGGAATCTGGCCATCACGACGTGCCGCGCGGCTTGGCCGAGCTCGACGAGCTGCCCATCCGCTTCACCGAGGTCATCGACGGAACCACGGCTGATATCGAGCATGCCACGGAGCAATTCTTGGCAGCTTTGCAGCAATAG
- a CDS encoding DUF192 domain-containing protein — translation MENEIEVLKLAGRFPARVKGLLRSKPGGVLLLMPCNDVHTVGMNDLLDIAFVGDDGRIIESYRAVAPLRRLKCRKAVAVLERFSTCDPPWFSVGDYVGISRKEGGKA, via the coding sequence ATGGAAAACGAGATTGAGGTGCTGAAACTTGCGGGAAGGTTTCCCGCGCGCGTCAAGGGCCTGCTTCGATCGAAACCTGGTGGTGTGCTGCTGCTCATGCCGTGCAACGACGTGCACACCGTCGGGATGAATGACTTGCTTGACATTGCGTTTGTGGGCGATGACGGCCGCATCATCGAGTCTTATCGAGCGGTGGCTCCGCTGCGACGCCTCAAATGCCGTAAGGCCGTTGCGGTGCTTGAGCGGTTTTCCACGTGCGATCCTCCTTGGTTCTCAGTGGGCGATTACGTAGGCATTTCAAGAAAGGAAGGTGGCAAGGCATGA
- a CDS encoding helicase associated domain-containing protein — MTSFFLMMVLVSAGVGVAAGALAVPWLADIAMKRAYRRSLSWWNESLQGAIAYRAGHAGVWPKPSDAGSAGALGMWLDDVKSQAKRKVLTHERACALREAGIDVGQDCSSRSEREQARRCSFRPTALQRVVLALACGAWFAALPAFGLPSQLSVPLSLCGVAMAAGVVCDVRARMIPLECCGCLLLGGVAFQLLNGGVAGVVAGFASAAVVLAVCWIANRVARDAGGSVGQGDVRCMTALAVLSGPASLIGAASCYIVAGLFSLVGLASRRLKRQDGIPMAPFLTLWMIFGTVVAR; from the coding sequence ATGACGTCGTTTTTCCTGATGATGGTGCTTGTGTCGGCCGGTGTGGGCGTTGCGGCTGGTGCGCTTGCCGTGCCGTGGTTGGCAGACATTGCGATGAAGCGCGCATATCGGCGGTCTCTTTCGTGGTGGAACGAATCGCTGCAAGGCGCTATCGCATATCGGGCTGGCCATGCCGGCGTATGGCCGAAGCCGTCCGATGCGGGAAGCGCTGGTGCGCTGGGCATGTGGCTCGATGATGTCAAATCGCAGGCGAAACGCAAGGTGCTGACGCACGAGCGCGCCTGCGCGCTTCGCGAGGCCGGCATCGACGTTGGGCAGGATTGCTCTTCGCGCAGCGAGCGCGAGCAGGCACGGCGTTGCTCGTTTCGCCCGACCGCGTTGCAGCGCGTTGTACTGGCGCTTGCATGCGGTGCATGGTTCGCTGCGCTTCCCGCGTTCGGATTGCCGTCGCAGCTTTCCGTGCCTCTTTCGCTTTGCGGCGTTGCCATGGCGGCAGGCGTTGTGTGCGACGTTCGCGCTCGGATGATTCCTTTGGAGTGCTGCGGGTGTCTGCTTTTAGGTGGGGTCGCATTTCAGCTGCTCAATGGCGGGGTTGCTGGCGTAGTAGCAGGGTTTGCTTCCGCTGCGGTTGTGCTGGCGGTGTGCTGGATAGCCAATCGTGTTGCTCGCGATGCGGGCGGCTCGGTGGGCCAGGGCGATGTGCGGTGCATGACGGCGCTTGCCGTCCTTAGCGGCCCGGCTTCACTTATCGGAGCGGCGTCTTGCTATATCGTTGCCGGGCTGTTCTCCCTTGTCGGTTTGGCATCGCGGCGCCTGAAGCGGCAAGACGGCATTCCCATGGCCCCGTTTTTGACGCTCTGGATGATTTTCGGAACGGTTGTGGCTCGATAG
- the cpaB gene encoding Flp pilus assembly protein CpaB produces the protein MHRCKQMSAVVAASVAVACVSVGYSLWQAAASQSAVDQVTRDSAAVWVVSQDVKAGEMLDTDSLEVREVPAAFRSAAALPAQSTEPASSVSGMRALVDIPAGSQLCGTFLAGSGSDGRLAAQLSADKEAVSLSVDDETGIAGQVKPYDAVRVVSIEGASSGIVDSQTLANRARVVAVGGDGYDDGASYSAIVIEVSPDEADAIRQAQVSGKVSVQLLASEDVLTGGVDG, from the coding sequence GTGCATCGATGCAAACAGATGTCGGCGGTTGTTGCTGCTTCGGTTGCGGTGGCGTGCGTTTCTGTGGGGTATTCGCTTTGGCAGGCTGCGGCATCGCAGTCTGCGGTCGACCAGGTAACAAGGGATTCAGCTGCCGTTTGGGTCGTTTCTCAAGATGTGAAGGCGGGCGAGATGCTCGATACGGATTCGTTAGAGGTGCGTGAAGTTCCTGCGGCATTCCGGTCGGCTGCTGCGCTGCCTGCTCAGTCAACTGAACCTGCATCAAGCGTATCCGGCATGCGCGCCCTTGTGGACATACCCGCAGGTTCGCAGCTGTGCGGAACGTTTCTTGCGGGGTCGGGCTCTGATGGTCGCTTGGCGGCCCAGCTTTCAGCGGATAAGGAAGCGGTGTCGCTTTCGGTCGATGACGAAACGGGCATTGCGGGGCAGGTGAAGCCCTATGATGCGGTCCGCGTTGTCTCGATTGAAGGAGCGTCTTCTGGAATTGTTGATTCGCAAACGCTTGCGAATCGGGCGCGCGTTGTTGCTGTTGGGGGAGACGGATATGACGATGGTGCGTCGTATAGCGCCATCGTTATAGAAGTTTCTCCTGACGAGGCCGATGCGATTCGTCAAGCCCAGGTGTCGGGCAAGGTAAGTGTGCAGCTGCTTGCTTCGGAAGACGTGCTGACAGGTGGTGTCGATGGATAG
- a CDS encoding type II secretion system F family protein: MAFVLIVAIAVVVAAAFSARRKLRILLSDRAVSDRTLYEQGRRDSDEKRKGDDGPLAKILRDAGIETSPLMLLMCATAVLVTVGVFSLRAGGVPAAFAGMLLVCAGAAVYVERARRRRRELLAEQFIRMLPQLSASVRSAQTVERAFRASVDRAQEPIRSELVRVLAQVSHGEPLVSALEGMARRTGSEDVAAFAASMRIQQRFGGPVNKVIDLVGDHANARMKTKRELRTELAGTRLATWFVAGAMPVIFGLMYMTSSDFALFYRTDPLGWLVLSCAAFMEIAGIAACKKITTFREVDVS; encoded by the coding sequence ATGGCTTTCGTGTTAATCGTCGCAATTGCCGTTGTAGTCGCCGCCGCGTTTTCGGCTCGACGAAAGCTCAGAATCCTGCTAAGTGATCGTGCCGTTTCTGACAGGACGCTGTACGAGCAGGGTCGACGCGATTCGGATGAAAAGCGCAAGGGCGATGATGGCCCGTTGGCGAAGATATTGCGCGATGCAGGGATCGAAACATCTCCTTTGATGTTGCTTATGTGCGCAACGGCGGTGTTGGTGACCGTGGGGGTCTTCTCTTTGCGTGCAGGTGGCGTGCCTGCAGCGTTTGCGGGGATGCTTCTTGTTTGCGCGGGGGCGGCCGTGTATGTAGAGCGGGCACGGCGCAGGCGTCGCGAACTATTGGCCGAGCAATTCATTCGTATGCTGCCTCAGCTGTCCGCAAGCGTTCGTAGCGCTCAGACTGTAGAGCGCGCGTTTCGGGCTTCGGTCGATCGAGCTCAGGAGCCGATTCGATCCGAATTGGTGCGGGTGCTGGCCCAGGTTTCACACGGGGAGCCGCTTGTAAGCGCGCTTGAAGGCATGGCGCGAAGGACGGGCAGCGAGGATGTGGCGGCGTTCGCCGCGTCGATGAGAATTCAGCAGCGATTCGGCGGTCCTGTCAACAAGGTCATTGACTTGGTAGGTGACCATGCGAATGCGCGCATGAAAACGAAGCGGGAACTTAGGACCGAACTTGCGGGTACGCGCCTGGCGACGTGGTTCGTCGCCGGCGCAATGCCGGTCATCTTTGGGTTGATGTATATGACAAGCTCGGATTTCGCGCTGTTTTATCGGACTGATCCGCTCGGGTGGCTTGTCTTGTCTTGTGCCGCGTTCATGGAAATCGCTGGAATAGCGGCTTGCAAGAAGATCACCACGTTCAGAGAAGTCGACGTTTCGTAG
- a CDS encoding TadE/TadG family type IV pilus assembly protein — protein MRAKTWRDDGQATVESAFLIPVLFTALLLLVQPGMVLYDRMVMAAAATDACRVLAVKTDAAGDSSQAIEAFVRHRLGAVPPVACFHVHEGECSWRIQLEGDERSEYVRVSIENRVRPLPLLDGASALLGLLDEEGLLPVKVEAQRRTQPAWLLGTQEGLDPRGWIGAWS, from the coding sequence GTGAGGGCGAAGACGTGGCGCGACGACGGCCAGGCGACGGTGGAATCGGCGTTTTTGATTCCGGTGCTGTTCACGGCGCTGCTGTTGCTGGTGCAGCCGGGCATGGTGCTGTACGACCGCATGGTGATGGCCGCTGCGGCCACGGATGCGTGCCGCGTGCTGGCGGTGAAAACCGATGCGGCAGGCGACTCTTCCCAGGCCATCGAGGCATTCGTACGTCACCGGCTTGGCGCGGTTCCCCCGGTTGCGTGCTTCCACGTTCACGAAGGCGAGTGCTCGTGGCGCATACAGCTTGAAGGCGACGAGCGCTCCGAATACGTGCGCGTGTCGATCGAGAACAGGGTGCGGCCGTTGCCGTTGCTCGACGGCGCCAGCGCACTGCTGGGGTTGCTTGACGAGGAAGGTTTGCTGCCGGTGAAGGTGGAAGCGCAAAGGCGGACGCAGCCGGCATGGCTGCTTGGTACGCAGGAGGGGCTTGACCCGCGCGGCTGGATAGGCGCCTGGTCATGA